A DNA window from Zingiber officinale cultivar Zhangliang chromosome 3A, Zo_v1.1, whole genome shotgun sequence contains the following coding sequences:
- the LOC122053132 gene encoding F-box/LRR-repeat protein 3-like isoform X1: MVSVPRGDAEATMNRPRPCDSDMSTVFSLDLLANILDRVSDPRDRKSCRLVCHGFLRAEEIHRRSLRVLRLEVLPGLLRRYAAGLECLDLSACPALDDRAFSAALAAGAGQWRLRSVSLSRASGVGWRGLVALVDACPRLEAVDLSHCVGVGDREAAALANAAGLRELRLDKCLGLTDVGLAKVAVGCAGLEKLGIKWCLEISDIGIDLLAKKCQDLKELDISYLKISNRSINSISSLGKLEVLNMVGCSFVDDEGLQFLKHRNNSLRSINISRCENVTSSGLTSVIEGNSGLQKLNVGDCFPELASLFFSKLNDLKDSLTVLKLDGFQVSASSLKIIGLNCKNLAKIGLSKCQSVTDEGIFELVANCVHLTTIDLTCCHLLTDRALISIGDQCKKLRCLRLESCNLITDKGLECIGTCCSSLEEIDLTDCSLSSTAMKYLSQCSKLVVLKLGLCYMISDEGLVLLASNCKKLRELDLYRCVEITDDGLAAIAAGCKKIQKLNLCYCTKITDGGLRHVSRLEELRDLELRGLCHVTSSGIAKIAMGCRHLSELDLKRCNLVDDGGLFALAQYTENLRQARVYVCC; encoded by the exons ATGGTCTCCGTGCCCCGAGGAGATGCTGAAGCGACGATGAACAGACCGCGTCCCTGCGATTCCGACATGTCAACCGTGTTCTCCCTCGACCTGCTCGCCAACATCCTCGACCGCGTCTCCGATCCCCGCGACCGCAAGTCCTGCCGCCTTGTCTGCCACGGGTTCCTTCGGGCCGAGGAGATCCACCGCCGCTCGCTCCGCGTCCTCCGCCTCGAGGTCCTACCTGGTCTCCTTCGCCGCTACGCCGCTGGACTCGAGTGCCTCGATCTCTCTGCTTGTCCGGCCCTCGACGACCGCGCCTTCTCTGCTGCCCTCGCTGCTGGGGCGGGCCAGTGGCGGCTTCGGTCCGTCAGCCTTAGCCGCGCCAGCGGCGTTGGGTGGCGGGGCTTGGTGGCTCTCGTGGATGCGTGCCCGCGCCTGGAGGCTGTGGACCTGTCACACTGTGTCGGCGTCGGGGATCGGGAGGCCGCCGCCTTGGCGAACGCCGCCGGGTTGAGGGAGCTCCGATTGGATAAATGCCTCGGGCTGACGGATGTCGGGCTCGCTAAGGTGGCGGTGGGCTGCGCCGGGCTAGAGAAGCTCGGAATCAAGTGGTGTCTGGAGATCTCCGACATTGGGATCGATCTGCTCGCTAAGAAGTGCCAGGATCTTAAGGAATTGGACATCTCATATCTGAAG ATATCCAATAGATCGATCAACTCCATTTCCTCTCTTGGCAAGCTGGAAGTTCTGAACATGGTAGGATGCTCTTTTGTAGACGACGAGGGATTACAATTTCTGAAGCACCGAAACAATTCATTGCGG AGCATTAATATCTCTCGCTGTGAAAATGTAACTTCTAGTGGCTTAACCTCAGTGATTGAAGGAAACAGTGGTCTTCAAAAACTCAATGTTGGAGATTGTTTTCCT GAGCTGGCATCTctcttcttctccaagttgaaTGATTTGAAGGATAGCTTGACCGTACTAAAACTTGATGGCTTTCAAGTTTCTGCATCAAGTCTTAAGATAATTGGCCTCAACTGCAAGAATTTGGCCAAGATAGGGCTTAGTAAATGCCAATCAGTGACCGATGAAGGGATCTTTGAGCTTGTAGCCAACTGCGTTCATTTAACAACCATTGATCTTACATGCTGTCATCTGCTTACGGACAGGGCCCTTATATCTATAGGAGATCAATGTAAAAAGCTGCGATGCCTCCGACTAGAATCCTGCAATTTAATTACTGATAAGGGTCTAGAATGTATCGGAACATGTTGCTCTAGTCTTGAAGAAATCGACCTCACTGATTGTAGTCTAAGCAGTACTG CGATGAAGTATCTATCTCAGTGTTCAAAGCTGGTAGTCTTGAAACTGGGTCTTTGTTATATGATTTCCGATGAAGGCCTTGTTCTTCTAGCATCAAACTGCAAAAAGCTTCGCGAACTTGATCTATACCG GTGTGTTGAGATCACTGATGATGGTTTAGCTGCCATAGCGGCTGGCTGCAAGAAGATACAAAAGTTAAACCTCTGCTACTGCACGAAGATCACTGATGGAGGACTGAGGCATGTAAGTCGTTTGGAAGAACTTCGTGATCTTGAACTGAGAGGTTTATGTCATGTTACAAGCTCAGGCATAGCAAAAATCGCCATGGGTTGTCGGCACCTTTCTGAGCTGGATTTGAAACGCTGCAATTTGGTAGATGATGGAGGTCTATTTGCTCTTGCCCAATATACTGAAAACCTCAGACAG GCACGGGTCTATGTATGTTGCTAG
- the LOC122053132 gene encoding F-box/LRR-repeat protein 3-like isoform X2, producing MVSVPRGDAEATMNRPRPCDSDMSTVFSLDLLANILDRVSDPRDRKSCRLVCHGFLRAEEIHRRSLRVLRLEVLPGLLRRYAAGLECLDLSACPALDDRAFSAALAAGAGQWRLRSVSLSRASGVGWRGLVALVDACPRLEAVDLSHCVGVGDREAAALANAAGLRELRLDKCLGLTDVGLAKVAVGCAGLEKLGIKWCLEISDIGIDLLAKKCQDLKELDISYLKISNRSINSISSLGKLEVLNMVGCSFVDDEGLQFLKHRNNSLRSINISRCENVTSSGLTSVIEGNSGLQKLNVGDCFPELASLFFSKLNDLKDSLTVLKLDGFQVSASSLKIIGLNCKNLAKIGLSKCQSVTDEGIFELVANCVHLTTIDLTCCHLLTDRALISIGDQCKKLRCLRLESCNLITDKGLECIGTCCSSLEEIDLTDCSLSSTAMKYLSQCSKLVVLKLGLCYMISDEGLVLLASNCKKLRELDLYRCVEITDDGLAAIAAGCKKIQKLNLCYCTKITDGGLRHVSRLEELRDLELRGLCHVTSSGIAKIAMGCRHLSELDLKRCNLVDDGGLFALAQYTENLRQINISYCSISGTGLCMLLGTLKCLQDVKLVHLSLVPIEWFEIALRASYEKLKKLKLLIGLRNLLSPLLIEKLHSRGCRIRWVEKPFAARR from the exons ATGGTCTCCGTGCCCCGAGGAGATGCTGAAGCGACGATGAACAGACCGCGTCCCTGCGATTCCGACATGTCAACCGTGTTCTCCCTCGACCTGCTCGCCAACATCCTCGACCGCGTCTCCGATCCCCGCGACCGCAAGTCCTGCCGCCTTGTCTGCCACGGGTTCCTTCGGGCCGAGGAGATCCACCGCCGCTCGCTCCGCGTCCTCCGCCTCGAGGTCCTACCTGGTCTCCTTCGCCGCTACGCCGCTGGACTCGAGTGCCTCGATCTCTCTGCTTGTCCGGCCCTCGACGACCGCGCCTTCTCTGCTGCCCTCGCTGCTGGGGCGGGCCAGTGGCGGCTTCGGTCCGTCAGCCTTAGCCGCGCCAGCGGCGTTGGGTGGCGGGGCTTGGTGGCTCTCGTGGATGCGTGCCCGCGCCTGGAGGCTGTGGACCTGTCACACTGTGTCGGCGTCGGGGATCGGGAGGCCGCCGCCTTGGCGAACGCCGCCGGGTTGAGGGAGCTCCGATTGGATAAATGCCTCGGGCTGACGGATGTCGGGCTCGCTAAGGTGGCGGTGGGCTGCGCCGGGCTAGAGAAGCTCGGAATCAAGTGGTGTCTGGAGATCTCCGACATTGGGATCGATCTGCTCGCTAAGAAGTGCCAGGATCTTAAGGAATTGGACATCTCATATCTGAAG ATATCCAATAGATCGATCAACTCCATTTCCTCTCTTGGCAAGCTGGAAGTTCTGAACATGGTAGGATGCTCTTTTGTAGACGACGAGGGATTACAATTTCTGAAGCACCGAAACAATTCATTGCGG AGCATTAATATCTCTCGCTGTGAAAATGTAACTTCTAGTGGCTTAACCTCAGTGATTGAAGGAAACAGTGGTCTTCAAAAACTCAATGTTGGAGATTGTTTTCCT GAGCTGGCATCTctcttcttctccaagttgaaTGATTTGAAGGATAGCTTGACCGTACTAAAACTTGATGGCTTTCAAGTTTCTGCATCAAGTCTTAAGATAATTGGCCTCAACTGCAAGAATTTGGCCAAGATAGGGCTTAGTAAATGCCAATCAGTGACCGATGAAGGGATCTTTGAGCTTGTAGCCAACTGCGTTCATTTAACAACCATTGATCTTACATGCTGTCATCTGCTTACGGACAGGGCCCTTATATCTATAGGAGATCAATGTAAAAAGCTGCGATGCCTCCGACTAGAATCCTGCAATTTAATTACTGATAAGGGTCTAGAATGTATCGGAACATGTTGCTCTAGTCTTGAAGAAATCGACCTCACTGATTGTAGTCTAAGCAGTACTG CGATGAAGTATCTATCTCAGTGTTCAAAGCTGGTAGTCTTGAAACTGGGTCTTTGTTATATGATTTCCGATGAAGGCCTTGTTCTTCTAGCATCAAACTGCAAAAAGCTTCGCGAACTTGATCTATACCG GTGTGTTGAGATCACTGATGATGGTTTAGCTGCCATAGCGGCTGGCTGCAAGAAGATACAAAAGTTAAACCTCTGCTACTGCACGAAGATCACTGATGGAGGACTGAGGCATGTAAGTCGTTTGGAAGAACTTCGTGATCTTGAACTGAGAGGTTTATGTCATGTTACAAGCTCAGGCATAGCAAAAATCGCCATGGGTTGTCGGCACCTTTCTGAGCTGGATTTGAAACGCTGCAATTTGGTAGATGATGGAGGTCTATTTGCTCTTGCCCAATATACTGAAAACCTCAGACAG ATAAATATATCATACTGCTCAATTTCAGGCACGGGTCTATGTATGTTGCTAGGCACTCTGAAGTGTCTACAAGATGTGAAGCTGGTACATCTCAGCCTCGTGCCAATTGAGTGGTTTGAGATTGCTCTGAGAGCTTCCTacgaaaaattaaagaaattgaaGCTTCTCATCGGATTGAGGAATCTCCTTTCGCCACTGCTGATTGAGAAGTTGCACTCACGCGGGTGCCGAATTCGATGGGTCGAGAAACCTTTTGCAGCTCGTCGATAG